A genomic region of Anopheles coustani chromosome 3, idAnoCousDA_361_x.2, whole genome shotgun sequence contains the following coding sequences:
- the LOC131261425 gene encoding dynein regulatory complex protein 9-like — MTESIETCRRTFTKTAIQEALRKLEVLSWCQQNSQLFDSTKTYSIAELLYVKKRELHEILSDIIGSSDEPLSTESICSDKAGDFRVSSSSGEARVYYDRVEYLERCKEIHRLMKKLKVLKYQFHEQNQKLHLESQIEMAKQRFIKSWESSRKEQLQHTISDRVDHLEKVLTASALDKTHTIVASAAIEKFYRWKLESTEQEIEDWMNRFDREKEEQDSRFQKVRATEKHWNELHLNYEERQHEIESLEKELISWEAQMQHKELCGRMATKLQAWWRGVMVRKRLGRFGPMGGKKAKGKHKGKGKHKK; from the exons ATGACAGAATCAATTGAAACGTGCAGAAGAACCTTCACCAAGACCGCAATTCAGGAAGCTTTACGAAAATTAGAAGTTCTATCCTGGTGTCAACAAAATTCGCAATTGTTTGATTCAACCAAAACATATTCTATCGCCGAACTGCTGTATGTTAAAAAACGAGAACTGCATGAAATTCTTTCTGACATCATCGGATCTAGTGATGAACCGCTATCTACTGAATCAATCTGTTCAGACAAAGCCGGAGATTTCCGCGTAAGTAGTTCCTCGGGTGAAGCGAGAGTATACTACGATCGGGTCGAGTATCTGGAACGTTGCAAAGAGATCCATCGGTTGATGAAAAAGTTAAAGGTCCTTAAATATCAGTTTCACGAGCAGAACCAAAAACTTCAC TTAGAATCTCAAATTGAAATGGCAAAGCAACGTTTCATCAAATCCTGGGAATCATCACGCAAAGAGCAACTGCAGCACACCATTTCCGATCGTGTTGATCATCTTGAGAAGGTACTAACGGCGTCCGCTCTCGATAAAACTCATACCATCGTGGCGTCTGCCGCGATCGAAAAGTTCTACCGGTGGAAATTGGAAAGTACGGAACAAGAAATAGAGGACTGGATGAATCGTTTCGATCGGGAAAAGGAGGAACAGGATTCACGATTCCAAAAGGTACGCGCCACCGAAAAACACTGGAACGAACTGCACCTCAACTACGAAGAGCGACAGCATGAAATTGAATCGCTGGAAAAGGAGTTGATCAGCTGGGAGGCGCAAATGCAGCATAAGGAGCTGTGCGGTCGGATGGCAACCAAACTTCAAGCATGGTGGCGCGGAGTGATGGTGCGGAAGCGTCTTGGAAGGTTTGGCCCAATGGGTGGAAAGAAAGCTAAGGGTAAACATaaaggaaaagggaaacataaaaaatag